In Streptomyces venezuelae, the sequence GTCGTGGATGATGAGGGGGTGTTCGTCCGCACGGAGATCCTGCCGCAGGCCCCGCAGCACCGCATGACCGTTCGGGTGCACACCCCCATCGGGTCCGCCGTGGTGCTCTGGCACGGTGATCCGCAAGAGGCCGACGGGCGGCACCTCGTCGAATGGACCGTCGACGCGGACATCGACTGGGGCCGGAACATCCGTCCGGTCGCCGCCACCGGGCCGGAGCTCCGGCAGGAAGGCGACCGGGTGATCATGCGCGGCCGGCTTCACCTGACCGAGGACGGAGCCGCCCACCTGGAGATGGGCCACTGGTCCGTGCTGTTCGACCTGGCATCACCCGTCCCCAGCGGCATGGACGGGTCCTGGGCGGAGATCGGCGTCGGATCGCGGAGCGTCGCCCTCTACCCCCACCGGACCTGACCGGACCGCTCCGGGGATTCCGGCCGCCCGCGCCGCCCCCTGCCTCGGCCCCTGTCAGTGCCGCTTGGTACAACTTGCAGCACATCGGACGCGACAGGCGAGGAACGGCGGCACCCATGAGCTACCCGAGGCATCTGACGGAATCGTGCGGGCTGCCCGTCTTCGACTTCCCGACCCCGGAGGACGCGGAGACGACCCCGCTGCCCGCGGCGGACACCGTCGCATGGCGTATCTCCTGCGACAGCTACGACAGCGAGGAGAGCTGGACCGAGGCGTTCGCCCGGTTCGTCGGCGCGGTCGACACCACCCTGGTCCGCGCGATCGTGGTCGGCTCCTGGGAGGAGGCCTACGAGACCGGGCCCGAGGAGATCATCGGCGCCCTCCTCGGCGCGCGCACGCGCCTGCCCGCGCTGCGGGGCCTGTTCCTCGGGGACATGGAGTCCGAGCAGTGCGAGATCTCCTGGATCGTCCAGAGCGACGTCGGCCCGCTCCTCGACGCCTTCCCGGAGCTGGAGGAGTTCGGCGTGCGCGGCGGCTCGGGGCTGGGCTTCCCCGGCGTGACGCACGGCAGGCTCCGCACCCTGATCGTCGAGACCGGCGGCATGCCCGCCGAGGCGGTCCGCGGCGTCGCCGCCAGCGACCTGCCCCTCCTGGAGAACCTCGACCTGTGGCTCGGCACGTCCGAGTACGGCGGGGACGCCGTCATCGCGGACGTCGCGCCGATCCTCGACGGGGACCGCCTGCCGCGCCTGCGCCACCTGGCCCTGCGCAACAGCGACATCCAGGACGAGATCGCCGCCGCCGTCGCGTCCGCGCCCGTGGTCGCCCGTCTGGAAGTCCTGGACCTGTCCATGGGCGTCCTCACCGACGAGGGCGGGGCCGCGCTGCTCGCGGGCCAGCCGCTGACGCACCTCAAGAAGCTGGACCTGCACCACAACTACCTCGGTGCGCCGCTGCGCGAGCGCCTCCAGGAGGTCCTGGGCGGTGCCGGCG encodes:
- a CDS encoding STM4015 family protein, yielding MSYPRHLTESCGLPVFDFPTPEDAETTPLPAADTVAWRISCDSYDSEESWTEAFARFVGAVDTTLVRAIVVGSWEEAYETGPEEIIGALLGARTRLPALRGLFLGDMESEQCEISWIVQSDVGPLLDAFPELEEFGVRGGSGLGFPGVTHGRLRTLIVETGGMPAEAVRGVAASDLPLLENLDLWLGTSEYGGDAVIADVAPILDGDRLPRLRHLALRNSDIQDEIAAAVASAPVVARLEVLDLSMGVLTDEGGAALLAGQPLTHLKKLDLHHNYLGAPLRERLQEVLGGAGVTLDLDRGHADEDEDDGRVWRYVAVGE